From a region of the Leptospira kmetyi serovar Malaysia str. Bejo-Iso9 genome:
- a CDS encoding UvrD-helicase domain-containing protein yields the protein MSGDRPYKLKSSFIEASAGTGKTFTIMEIVGDLISVYQIPLTQILILTYTEKAAGELKERLRKKLISSGFDKEARELDQVTISTIHGFCNMILQEYPVETETPPNWILTDSKERLNAALYRLQHEEWKSKVEPEHLESYLSQSDYISQKENILTVGAKLLSGKKYPYSNDATPMNAETFNRKTALIAAEIVSEEFKTGEWMSYDQMILKTRDSLGNPHLRKALQERYKIGILDEFQDTDSAQYEIFSRLFLETDSEEESKRFLYLIGDPKQSIYGFRGADIGTYLRAKKELKKKQAEEIPLNVNYRSVPELIRAYNEIFGGKKGEQSFFPIVERGFESTPIEYVPVSYPEQEAKILLSDKHKEGPIHIVKFGGRDFWKTDDARNAWGQFIAEEILKLARDENSFSYQIREESNGQERLTEKKLNFREIAVLVKSKAEGKLVEQSLKLRGIPCSFYKQEGIYQSPESYQISNIFECLLDPNKPSSYRKLLLGDLFQIHPNHLPAFDEHSIDSYEKTTLDRWKTLAMDRKFSELFRSIEEDSRIFLTEEETDIDWERKRTNYRQIFRKLLQFQITNQSDLEEVLEELKLLQSSSRNEEELPLFEKETEKDAVQILTLHASKGLEWPVVFLFNLSGNFIPDVYDYPAIGEDGQRFWKINFWDNTEEKESSKEEYSYQSLNENKRLLYVGITRPKVRLYLPFYTPVNHKKTRDSAYYKILYPRLQSILENDPDPNLFQSVSWTPIPLDQTDSSKRNQTKTSDVRLTPLIHRESGTQKTIHMHSYSSLRTKVGVTDNVSLSVLEDSGLLKSDDAENLETAIEDALPSSASTGSFLHALLEEFDFSIFKTKSPKEILTNDKILSRMDFHLDYFQISKAVGRASFFEREIYQKRSAEILWNTLNADVALQNGNPFQLVNVPKENRISEMDFHLDLDPKKTGPGNFLKGSIDLVFQIGDKFYLADYKSNLLEDYSPASLKRNVENAESRYDLQRDIYAMILYEYLKNLFGAKDAISKIGGVYYFFLRGMKSGESSGIYSDFDWSLERMEKIRKTVSELTAFQWEEEL from the coding sequence ATGAGCGGCGATCGACCCTACAAATTAAAATCGAGTTTTATCGAGGCTTCCGCTGGAACCGGAAAAACCTTTACGATTATGGAAATCGTAGGAGATCTCATTTCGGTTTATCAGATTCCGTTGACTCAGATTCTGATTCTGACATACACCGAAAAGGCCGCGGGCGAACTGAAAGAAAGACTTAGAAAAAAATTGATCTCGTCCGGATTCGACAAAGAAGCGCGTGAACTCGATCAGGTTACGATCTCCACTATACACGGTTTTTGTAATATGATTTTGCAGGAATATCCGGTGGAAACCGAAACTCCTCCGAACTGGATTCTCACCGATTCCAAGGAAAGATTAAACGCGGCCTTATACCGTCTTCAACACGAGGAATGGAAATCGAAGGTAGAACCCGAACATCTGGAAAGTTATCTTTCCCAATCCGATTATATATCACAAAAAGAGAATATTCTTACCGTAGGCGCGAAATTGCTCAGCGGAAAAAAATATCCGTATTCCAACGATGCGACTCCGATGAACGCGGAAACGTTCAACCGAAAGACTGCGTTGATCGCCGCCGAAATCGTATCCGAAGAATTTAAAACCGGAGAATGGATGAGCTACGATCAGATGATTTTAAAAACGAGGGACTCTCTCGGCAATCCTCATCTTCGCAAGGCTCTTCAAGAAAGATACAAGATCGGAATCTTGGACGAGTTCCAAGATACCGACTCCGCTCAGTACGAAATTTTTTCCCGTCTTTTTTTGGAAACGGATTCGGAAGAAGAATCGAAACGATTTTTATATCTCATCGGAGATCCGAAACAATCCATTTACGGTTTTAGAGGAGCGGATATCGGAACGTATCTGCGGGCCAAAAAAGAATTAAAGAAAAAACAAGCCGAAGAAATTCCTTTGAACGTCAATTACAGATCCGTTCCCGAATTGATCCGAGCCTATAACGAAATATTCGGAGGAAAAAAAGGAGAACAAAGTTTTTTCCCGATCGTGGAACGCGGCTTCGAATCGACTCCGATCGAATACGTTCCCGTTTCCTATCCCGAACAAGAAGCCAAGATTTTGTTAAGCGACAAACACAAAGAAGGCCCGATCCACATCGTAAAGTTCGGCGGACGGGATTTTTGGAAGACGGACGACGCAAGAAACGCTTGGGGACAATTTATCGCCGAGGAAATCCTAAAACTTGCACGGGACGAAAATTCTTTCTCGTATCAAATCCGGGAAGAATCGAACGGACAAGAGCGACTCACGGAGAAAAAATTGAACTTCCGCGAAATCGCGGTTCTCGTAAAGAGCAAGGCGGAAGGAAAACTCGTTGAACAATCCTTAAAGCTCAGAGGAATTCCTTGTTCGTTTTACAAACAGGAAGGGATTTATCAAAGCCCGGAATCGTATCAGATTTCCAATATATTCGAATGTCTTTTAGATCCGAACAAACCTTCCTCGTATCGAAAACTTTTATTGGGCGATCTGTTTCAGATTCATCCGAATCATCTTCCCGCGTTCGACGAACATTCGATCGATTCTTACGAAAAGACGACGCTTGATCGATGGAAAACCCTCGCGATGGATCGCAAGTTTTCGGAACTTTTCCGTTCCATCGAAGAAGACAGCAGAATTTTTCTCACCGAAGAAGAAACGGATATCGACTGGGAAAGAAAAAGGACGAACTACAGACAGATCTTTCGAAAGCTACTTCAATTTCAAATCACGAACCAAAGCGATCTCGAAGAAGTATTAGAAGAATTGAAACTACTTCAATCCAGTTCCAGAAACGAGGAAGAACTTCCCCTTTTTGAAAAGGAAACCGAAAAGGACGCGGTGCAAATTCTTACCTTACACGCGTCCAAGGGGTTGGAATGGCCGGTCGTTTTTTTATTCAATCTTTCGGGCAATTTTATTCCGGACGTTTACGATTATCCGGCGATAGGAGAAGACGGACAAAGATTTTGGAAAATCAATTTCTGGGACAACACGGAAGAAAAAGAATCGAGCAAGGAAGAATATTCCTATCAGTCCTTAAACGAAAACAAAAGACTTTTGTATGTGGGAATCACGCGTCCCAAAGTCCGTCTTTATCTCCCTTTTTACACTCCCGTAAATCATAAGAAAACAAGAGATTCCGCATATTATAAAATTCTTTATCCGAGACTTCAGAGTATTTTGGAAAACGATCCGGATCCGAATCTGTTTCAAAGCGTGTCCTGGACTCCCATTCCCTTGGATCAAACCGATTCGAGCAAACGAAATCAGACCAAAACCTCCGATGTCCGTTTAACGCCTTTGATCCACCGCGAATCGGGAACGCAAAAAACGATCCATATGCACAGCTATTCTTCCTTGAGAACGAAAGTAGGTGTTACGGATAACGTGTCTCTGAGCGTTTTAGAGGACTCGGGTCTACTCAAATCGGACGATGCGGAGAATTTGGAAACCGCCATCGAAGACGCTCTTCCCTCTTCGGCCTCGACCGGTTCCTTTTTACACGCGCTTTTGGAGGAATTCGACTTCTCGATTTTTAAAACGAAATCGCCGAAGGAAATTTTAACGAACGATAAAATACTTTCAAGAATGGATTTTCATCTGGATTATTTTCAAATTTCGAAAGCGGTAGGACGCGCTTCTTTTTTTGAAAGGGAAATCTATCAAAAAAGATCCGCGGAAATTTTATGGAACACCCTCAACGCGGACGTCGCCTTACAGAACGGAAATCCATTTCAACTCGTAAACGTCCCCAAAGAAAATAGAATTTCGGAAATGGATTTTCATCTGGATCTCGATCCGAAAAAAACCGGTCCCGGAAATTTCCTAAAAGGTTCCATCGACTTGGTCTTTCAAATCGGGGATAAATTTTATCTCGCGGACTACAAATCCAATCTTCTCGAAGATTATTCTCCGGCTTCCTTAAAACGAAACGTGGAGAATGCGGAGAGCAGATACGATCTGCAAAGGGATATCTACGCGATGATACTTTACGAATATCTAAAGAACCTTTTCGGCGCCAAGGATGCGATCTCGAAAATCGGCGGAGTATATTACTTTTTTCTAAGAGGTATGAAAAGCGGAGAAAGCTCCGGAATTTATTCCGACTTCGATTGGAGCTTGGAAAGAATGGAAAAAATCCGTAAAACCGTAAGCGAACTGACCGCGTTTCAATGGGAAGAGGAACTCTGA
- the recD gene encoding exodeoxyribonuclease V subunit alpha, giving the protein MEESFPRFIEKLKTDILDLRESASSKKEFSKEDSETLLEILNSIWEASEEGSLCVPLKKEWKNVFKLKPPGLVTEKISNEEWVYFEKTHQSKIELEQLLKRRIENGVSPKVDLKRAEEILKDLEAKSFSLKKAQTKAVLSCLHSSFQIVSGGPGTGKTTVVAFLLEILNGLGQLPAPEEIALVAPTGRAAQRLTEAIQENLKKISLIQDSHFLRGQTIHGLLSYKPSLGDFYYNKRRYLPHRLIIVDEVSMVDLNLMLSLWNAIPENPKDEEIPFRFILIGDPHQLPSVDKGAVLSDFLSVLESHKTNFVSKLEESNRQKPNAKGNVSKIVTLAEEILRYSPENLNLGTAIDDSFAKTTSIREDAQYESEVVWLQNPSNKNNDLSSRDEVVDQLWNGIFFPQISRIGTWKIQNSSDLNEPEFVQNFQNELKRFRCLTVFRNGYWGVQAIQTKILNVAVQDLFRKKNQNSFVNLYPKRLSKRLYFIGLPILILQNDKSRKLFNGDIGIVLRMESTGELRAVFPIEGKLFPFALDTLPEHEPAFVMSIHKSQGSEYDTILIYVPDHPESKEDERSHRLLNRQILYTGITRAKNQVILAGNPKTWEIGIANSQKRNTGFKI; this is encoded by the coding sequence ATGGAAGAATCCTTTCCGCGTTTTATCGAAAAACTAAAAACCGACATCCTGGATCTACGTGAATCCGCTTCGTCCAAAAAGGAATTCTCGAAAGAGGATTCCGAAACTCTATTAGAAATTTTGAATTCGATTTGGGAAGCAAGCGAGGAAGGAAGCCTTTGTGTCCCGCTCAAAAAGGAATGGAAGAACGTATTCAAATTAAAACCTCCCGGTTTGGTAACGGAAAAAATCTCGAACGAAGAATGGGTTTACTTCGAAAAAACGCATCAATCCAAAATCGAGCTGGAACAACTTCTCAAAAGAAGAATCGAAAACGGAGTTTCGCCGAAAGTCGATCTAAAACGCGCCGAAGAAATTTTAAAGGATCTCGAAGCGAAAAGTTTTTCGTTGAAAAAAGCGCAGACGAAGGCGGTTCTTTCCTGTCTCCATTCTTCCTTTCAAATCGTTAGCGGAGGACCGGGAACGGGTAAAACCACCGTTGTCGCGTTTCTATTGGAAATTTTGAACGGGCTCGGACAACTTCCCGCGCCCGAAGAAATCGCGCTCGTGGCGCCTACGGGAAGAGCCGCTCAAAGACTTACCGAAGCGATTCAGGAAAATCTAAAAAAGATTTCCTTAATACAGGATTCTCACTTTTTACGCGGACAAACGATCCACGGACTTCTCTCCTACAAACCGTCGTTAGGCGATTTTTATTACAACAAACGACGTTATCTTCCGCATCGATTGATCATCGTGGACGAGGTTTCGATGGTCGATTTAAACTTAATGCTTTCCTTATGGAACGCGATCCCCGAAAATCCGAAGGACGAAGAGATTCCGTTTCGATTTATTCTGATCGGAGATCCGCATCAACTTCCCTCCGTGGACAAAGGCGCGGTGTTAAGCGACTTCCTTTCCGTTCTCGAATCCCATAAGACGAACTTCGTATCCAAACTCGAGGAAAGCAACCGCCAGAAACCGAACGCAAAAGGAAACGTTTCCAAGATCGTCACGCTCGCGGAGGAAATCCTCAGATATTCTCCCGAAAACCTAAACCTGGGAACCGCGATCGACGATTCATTTGCTAAAACGACATCGATTCGAGAAGACGCGCAGTATGAAAGCGAGGTTGTGTGGCTACAAAATCCTTCGAACAAAAACAACGATCTCAGTTCGAGAGACGAGGTGGTCGATCAACTTTGGAACGGAATTTTCTTTCCTCAGATTTCGAGGATCGGAACTTGGAAGATCCAAAATTCTTCCGATCTCAACGAACCCGAGTTCGTTCAAAATTTTCAAAACGAGTTAAAACGTTTTCGTTGTCTTACCGTTTTTAGAAACGGATATTGGGGAGTCCAAGCGATACAAACGAAAATTCTGAACGTCGCGGTTCAAGATCTGTTCCGCAAAAAAAATCAGAATTCTTTCGTGAACCTTTATCCGAAACGTCTTTCCAAACGGCTTTACTTTATCGGGCTTCCCATTCTGATTCTTCAAAACGACAAAAGCAGAAAACTTTTCAACGGCGACATCGGCATCGTATTGAGAATGGAATCGACCGGAGAACTCAGGGCCGTGTTTCCGATCGAAGGAAAGTTATTTCCGTTCGCGCTCGACACGCTTCCCGAACACGAACCCGCGTTCGTGATGAGCATTCACAAAAGCCAAGGTTCCGAATATGATACAATTCTAATCTATGTTCCCGATCACCCCGAATCCAAAGAGGACGAAAGATCGCATAGACTTCTCAATCGACAGATTCTTTACACCGGAATCACTCGGGCCAAAAACCAGGTGATTCTCGCGGGAAATCCGAAAACATGGGAGATCGGAATCGCGAATTCCCAAAAAAGAAATACCGGTTTTAAAATTTAA
- a CDS encoding SpoIIE family protein phosphatase, whose translation MEPFPKAKDGIISIPVHLLEQGHILPLEGEWKIEEGFGKTKPLGPIQVPGFWENSEYPSYKGKAFGFATYRLQIVGLTPGEYAIKFHEIHNAYRVYVDGQMCLEFGKPSPDPKEEVRKIGKPVVRFSVDEKNPNTEIVLEISNWFEGVGGIRRTPELGTDSFLAAADKTRRNFDFLTFGALLFFGFSSFVFYLLTKEESSSLYLSSVCAILALRILFTEEHYIFEMFPDFPPVLEFRIDVGSLFILASVFLSYIRSLFPNEFKTIPFRIFLVPNLIFFAVFWFFQGDPLETIVESYLFYMIVLIGVVFVVMVLATIHKRTGSFVFLASCFLLLIGALNDTLSRLGILPTPFIVPYTFLLFIAFQSLLISIRYRSLLKFTDTLNQELEIKFRAISASVQEAILVSDISGKILFWNEGAVKIFGWEGEEILNSPLERILPERNRKKHRNGVQRYFSSKRKRGTPKPFEMVGLKKDDTEFSLELSLTDWKIEKDHYIGIIIRDVTQRKNLESQRDNALNVLQSDLHTAEKLQKSMFPDPHSKDWPFFWSVKYLPMGPIGGDIYDIRKTKNGSWRFFIADATGHGTQAALLTMAIKADYDTLKDSDEEPGNILEQLNEKILPMFRTLNSLFTAFILDWDPKTGKVQYASGGHPEQVILSDKEKIALPKTGPILGLKNAAKFQTKSFRFETPFRLFLFSDGAFEVFDKSLMQLYGEERFHSYLHQNVYTPIQEILDSHLQSLYRFRQSQDLTDDLTLLAVSLGE comes from the coding sequence GTGGAGCCGTTTCCAAAAGCGAAAGACGGAATCATTTCGATCCCCGTTCATCTATTAGAACAAGGTCATATTCTTCCCTTAGAGGGAGAATGGAAAATCGAGGAAGGTTTCGGCAAAACGAAACCGCTCGGTCCGATCCAAGTTCCCGGTTTTTGGGAAAACAGCGAATATCCAAGTTACAAAGGAAAGGCCTTCGGGTTTGCGACGTATCGCCTGCAAATCGTCGGACTGACTCCGGGTGAATATGCGATCAAGTTTCACGAGATTCACAACGCGTATCGCGTTTACGTCGACGGACAAATGTGCTTGGAATTCGGAAAGCCGTCTCCGGACCCGAAAGAGGAAGTGAGAAAGATCGGCAAACCGGTCGTTCGTTTTTCCGTGGATGAAAAAAATCCGAACACGGAAATCGTATTAGAAATTTCGAATTGGTTTGAAGGAGTCGGAGGCATACGAAGAACCCCCGAGTTGGGAACGGATTCGTTCCTGGCCGCGGCCGATAAGACGAGACGCAACTTCGACTTCTTGACGTTCGGCGCGCTTCTTTTTTTCGGATTTTCCAGTTTCGTTTTTTATCTTCTCACCAAGGAAGAATCCTCTTCGCTTTATCTTTCCTCGGTTTGTGCGATCCTTGCGCTTAGAATTCTTTTCACCGAAGAACATTACATTTTTGAAATGTTTCCGGACTTTCCTCCCGTTTTGGAATTCAGGATCGACGTGGGCAGTCTTTTTATTCTCGCTTCCGTGTTTTTGAGTTATATCCGTTCCTTGTTTCCGAACGAATTCAAAACGATTCCTTTTCGTATCTTTCTCGTTCCGAATCTGATCTTCTTTGCGGTCTTCTGGTTTTTTCAAGGAGATCCTCTCGAAACCATCGTGGAATCGTATCTGTTTTATATGATCGTTTTGATCGGAGTCGTGTTCGTCGTTATGGTTCTTGCGACGATTCACAAAAGAACGGGATCGTTCGTGTTTTTGGCTTCCTGTTTTTTACTTTTGATCGGAGCGCTCAACGATACGTTATCCAGGCTTGGAATCCTTCCGACTCCGTTTATCGTTCCGTATACTTTTTTATTGTTCATCGCGTTTCAATCTCTTTTGATTTCGATCCGTTACAGAAGTCTTTTGAAGTTTACGGACACTCTCAATCAGGAGCTGGAGATTAAGTTCCGCGCGATTTCCGCTTCGGTCCAGGAAGCGATTTTGGTTTCGGACATATCGGGTAAGATTCTTTTTTGGAACGAAGGAGCCGTAAAAATTTTCGGATGGGAAGGAGAAGAGATTCTAAATTCTCCCTTGGAAAGAATTCTTCCGGAAAGAAACAGAAAAAAACACCGCAACGGCGTACAACGTTATTTTTCTTCGAAACGCAAACGGGGAACTCCGAAACCTTTCGAGATGGTCGGTTTAAAAAAAGACGATACCGAATTTTCTTTGGAGTTGTCCCTTACCGACTGGAAGATCGAAAAGGATCATTATATAGGAATCATCATTCGCGACGTCACTCAAAGAAAGAATTTGGAATCGCAGAGGGACAACGCGTTAAACGTGCTTCAATCGGATCTTCATACAGCGGAAAAATTGCAGAAGTCCATGTTTCCCGATCCGCATTCCAAGGACTGGCCGTTTTTCTGGTCCGTTAAATATCTTCCCATGGGTCCGATCGGCGGAGATATATACGATATCCGTAAAACGAAAAACGGTTCCTGGAGATTCTTTATCGCGGACGCGACCGGACACGGAACCCAAGCCGCGCTTTTGACGATGGCGATCAAAGCGGATTACGACACTCTCAAGGACTCGGACGAGGAACCGGGAAACATATTAGAACAATTGAATGAAAAAATTCTTCCCATGTTCCGAACGCTGAATTCCCTTTTTACGGCGTTTATCTTGGACTGGGATCCGAAAACGGGAAAGGTTCAATACGCTTCGGGTGGTCATCCCGAACAGGTGATCCTTTCGGACAAGGAAAAGATCGCGTTGCCCAAAACGGGTCCGATTCTCGGCTTAAAAAACGCCGCGAAGTTTCAGACGAAATCCTTTCGATTCGAAACTCCGTTTCGTCTTTTTCTTTTTTCGGACGGCGCCTTCGAAGTATTTGATAAAAGTCTAATGCAACTTTACGGAGAGGAACGATTCCATTCTTATCTTCATCAAAACGTTTATACTCCGATTCAGGAAATATTGGATTCTCATTTGCAAAGCCTTTATCGTTTCAGACAATCCCAGGATCTCACGGACGATCTTACCTTGCTCGCGGTTTCTTTGGGAGAATGA
- a CDS encoding ABC transporter ATP-binding protein codes for MKPKTKSSIVSVNDLSKYYANGFQALKKVSLEIQDGEIIALLGPNGAGKTTLISVICGIVNPSEGSVHVAGKDILKEFRETRSLIGLVPQELSVHAFESVWATVSFTRGLYGKSPNPDYIEKLLKSLSLWEKKDQMILTLSGGMKRRVLIAKALSHEPKILFLDEPTAGVDVELRKDMWNIVRNLRENGVTIILTTHYIEEAEEIADRIGVMNKGELILVEDKKELMHKLGKKQLTIDLTQTLKKIPATLKTKGLEIVNNGKQLLYTYDSHGKQTGISALLQDLKKAKIEFKDLNTTQSSLEEIFVQLVKESQ; via the coding sequence ATGAAACCGAAAACGAAGTCATCCATCGTCTCCGTAAACGATCTTTCTAAATATTATGCGAACGGATTTCAAGCCTTGAAAAAAGTTTCCCTGGAAATCCAAGACGGGGAAATCATCGCGCTTCTCGGACCGAACGGCGCGGGCAAAACGACTTTGATCTCCGTTATCTGCGGCATCGTGAATCCGAGCGAAGGTTCCGTGCACGTCGCGGGCAAGGACATTCTCAAAGAATTTCGCGAAACGAGATCCTTGATCGGCCTGGTTCCTCAAGAACTCAGCGTTCATGCGTTCGAATCCGTATGGGCTACGGTGAGTTTTACGAGAGGTCTTTACGGAAAATCGCCTAACCCCGATTATATCGAAAAACTTTTAAAGTCTCTTTCTCTTTGGGAAAAGAAGGATCAGATGATTCTCACCCTTTCGGGAGGAATGAAACGCCGCGTCCTCATCGCGAAGGCTCTTTCCCACGAACCGAAAATTCTTTTCTTGGACGAACCCACGGCGGGCGTGGACGTGGAACTCAGAAAGGATATGTGGAACATCGTCCGCAACCTCCGCGAAAACGGAGTGACCATCATCCTAACGACGCACTACATCGAAGAGGCGGAAGAGATCGCGGATCGAATCGGCGTCATGAACAAGGGAGAATTGATTCTCGTCGAAGATAAGAAAGAGCTTATGCACAAGCTCGGCAAAAAACAACTGACGATCGACCTGACTCAGACTTTGAAAAAAATTCCCGCAACGTTGAAGACGAAGGGACTCGAGATCGTAAACAACGGAAAACAACTTCTTTACACGTACGATTCTCACGGAAAACAAACCGGCATCTCCGCGTTACTTCAGGATCTCAAAAAGGCAAAGATCGAATTCAAGGATTTGAATACGACCCAAAGTTCTTTGGAGGAAATTTTCGTTCAGTTGGTTAAGGAGTCACAATGA
- a CDS encoding ABC transporter permease, which produces MNLYAIKAIYLFEMSRTWRTLFQSIASPVISTSLYFVVFGSAIGSRIQEVDGVGYGSFIVPGLIMLSLLTESISNSSFGIYFPKFTGTIYEILAAPISMAEIVIGFVGAAASKSVILGTIMLATASLFVPVKIAHPFVMILFLLLTSVSFSLFGFIIGIWADSFEKLQIIPLLIITPLVFLGGSFYSASMLPPFWQKVTLFNPVLYLVSGFRWSFYEIADVSVGVSLTMVFVFLSICLTLVWLIFKTGYKIKK; this is translated from the coding sequence ATGAATCTGTACGCAATCAAAGCCATTTATCTTTTCGAAATGTCCAGAACCTGGAGAACTCTTTTTCAAAGCATCGCTTCTCCGGTCATTTCAACCTCTCTTTACTTCGTCGTATTCGGTTCCGCGATCGGTTCCAGAATTCAGGAAGTGGACGGAGTCGGTTACGGTTCGTTTATCGTTCCCGGTTTGATCATGTTGTCCTTATTGACGGAAAGTATTTCCAATTCTTCCTTTGGAATTTATTTCCCGAAGTTTACCGGAACGATTTACGAAATTCTCGCGGCTCCGATCTCGATGGCGGAAATCGTAATCGGCTTCGTAGGCGCGGCCGCGTCCAAATCGGTGATCTTAGGAACGATCATGCTCGCAACCGCGTCCTTGTTCGTTCCGGTAAAGATCGCACATCCGTTCGTGATGATTCTTTTCCTTTTGTTGACTTCCGTTTCGTTCAGCTTATTCGGATTTATCATCGGGATTTGGGCCGATAGTTTTGAAAAACTTCAGATCATTCCGTTGCTCATCATCACTCCTCTCGTTTTCTTGGGCGGAAGTTTTTATTCTGCGAGTATGCTTCCTCCTTTTTGGCAGAAGGTGACTCTTTTCAATCCGGTTCTTTATCTGGTAAGCGGATTTCGTTGGAGTTTTTACGAGATCGCGGACGTGAGCGTTGGCGTAAGTCTTACGATGGTGTTCGTGTTTCTTTCGATCTGTTTAACCTTGGTCTGGTTGATTTTTAAAACCGGATACAAAATCAAAAAGTGA
- a CDS encoding SDR family NAD(P)-dependent oxidoreductase, which yields MKPNHSYNGKKVFISGGSTGIGKGLAFALAKQGASVVVSARNKNTLEAAVTELKKIGSKDAVFDFVVADVSDSSGIQKAAKKAVGILGNIDLLVCNSGYAKVGKVSDLEESDFRQLMDVNFFGHVNTIRAFQDQFVKQGFGDIVMISSMLATFSIYGYGAYSASKFAITGFAQSLRQEMMLHGVRVKVFLPPTTDTPGLEKENQDKPDLVKEIEMGSAINAVHSVEKVANAFLKWLPGKKFLGYATWDSWLQYFLARHFPEWTLLIADGELRSAQKRLNRKTQTAR from the coding sequence ATGAAACCGAATCATTCTTATAACGGTAAAAAAGTTTTTATCTCCGGCGGTTCGACGGGAATCGGCAAAGGACTCGCGTTCGCGTTGGCAAAACAAGGAGCGAGCGTCGTCGTTTCCGCGAGAAATAAAAATACTCTGGAAGCGGCCGTGACGGAACTGAAAAAGATCGGTTCCAAAGACGCGGTCTTCGACTTCGTAGTCGCGGACGTTTCCGATTCTTCCGGGATCCAAAAGGCCGCTAAAAAAGCCGTCGGGATCTTGGGGAACATCGATCTACTCGTATGTAACAGCGGTTATGCGAAGGTGGGAAAGGTCAGCGACCTGGAAGAATCCGACTTTCGTCAACTGATGGACGTGAATTTTTTCGGACACGTAAACACGATTCGCGCGTTTCAGGATCAGTTCGTCAAACAGGGGTTTGGCGACATCGTGATGATTTCCTCCATGCTCGCGACGTTTTCGATCTACGGTTACGGCGCGTATTCCGCGAGTAAATTCGCGATCACCGGTTTCGCGCAATCCTTGCGTCAGGAAATGATGCTGCACGGAGTTCGGGTCAAGGTTTTTCTTCCGCCGACCACGGACACTCCCGGTTTGGAAAAGGAGAATCAAGACAAACCGGATCTTGTTAAGGAAATCGAAATGGGTTCCGCGATCAACGCCGTTCATTCGGTGGAAAAAGTCGCGAACGCCTTTTTGAAGTGGCTTCCGGGAAAGAAATTCTTAGGTTATGCGACTTGGGATTCTTGGCTTCAGTATTTTTTAGCGAGACATTTTCCGGAATGGACCCTGCTCATTGCGGACGGAGAACTTAGATCCGCTCAAAAACGTTTGAATCGAAAGACGCAGACAGCGCGCTGA